From the Solanum pennellii chromosome 4, SPENNV200 genome, one window contains:
- the LOC107017851 gene encoding caltractin-like — translation MTIAEGSLYRGQSRREKPRGRNQGLTQQKRQEIREAFELFDTDNSGTIDAKELNVAMRALGFEATEEEINQMIAEVDKDGSGAIDFDEFVHMMTAKFGERDTKEELMKAFHIIDQDKNGKISFADIQRIADELGERFTDREIQEMIEEADRDRDGEVNVEDYMRMMRRTNFGH, via the exons ATGACTATAGCCGAG GGAAGCCTTTACAGAGGTCAATCACGGAGAGAGAAACCTAGAGGACGTAATCAGGGGTTAACTCAACAGAAAAGGCAAGAAATAAGAGAGGCTTTTGAGCTTTTTGATACAGACAACTCTG GAACCATTGATGCCAAAGAACTCAATGTTGCTATGAG GGCTCTGGGTTTTGAAGCAACTGAAGAG GAGATCAATCAAATGATTGCAGAAGTTGATAAGGATGGCAGTGGTGCAattgattttgatgaatttgTGCACATGATGACTGCCAAGTTTGGAGAAAGGGACACTAAAGAAGAGCTCATGAAGGCATTTCACATTATTGATCAAGATAAAAAT GGGAAAATCTCTTTTGCGGACATTCAAAGAATCGCTGATGAGTTGGGGGAGCGATTTACTGACAGAGAAATCCAGGAAATGATAGAAGAGGCAGATCGTGATC GTGATGGAGAGGTTAACGTTGAAGACTACATGAGAATGATGAGGAGAACCAATTTCGGGCATTAA